Proteins from a single region of Apium graveolens cultivar Ventura chromosome 7, ASM990537v1, whole genome shotgun sequence:
- the LOC141672571 gene encoding uncharacterized protein LOC141672571, whose amino-acid sequence MFKKLIEAKTHQRLSGADRKKLKRTIRDRFPNASDTDIDTLIPPKVEITVAKYPNRVLVYGIENDVPIFFDVDGRGSQIFPSVYALWKVPQLLPAFVLKGGEVSHFIIGGADLMYPGISIPPEGLPSHSAGESWAVKVPGNQAPIAVGTTTMSSSEAVKAGLRGKALKICHYYRDLLWESAEKCYVPNAGFLDDLVLEDPSLSSDCQGAYSYEGEASIMEENGANETGVVADAKDDHVSNSNIVENELNEQVIANVQDLKITEDGGQSNADPEQPLILSVEDVDTLLDKCLLQALHTTVKDKDLPMPGSTLWSNHVLPCRPEGITLDIKKSSYKKLSKWLQSKSSTGLISVKEDKHKKETTLVAVNRKHADYTSFKPEKRKAEKMEQVINQTANEGQVILEVEEIYKPSVHVNPIFASVGADTGKLFSVSEATDVVFQYIEKENLVKPTNKSIVVLDAILCDALFKGTVKKGATYPTEIHKKDLGSTFVNRMQAHHRVTRGTESAVRKGGLKTIQILTERRQGNKKVTKFSGFESFLIHADALASELQKKFACSTSVAELPGKKGHEVLVQGGVIDDLAKHLVQQYGIPKKYIEVLDKTKR is encoded by the exons ATGTTCAAAAAATTGATAGAGGCGAAAACGCATCAGCGATTATCAGGAGCGGACCGTAAGAAGCTGAAAAGAACAATCAGAGATCGCTTTCCTAATGCTTCTGATACCGACATTGACACCTTAATCCCTCCCAAG GTGGAGATAACTGTTGCAAAATACCCAAACCGAGTACTTGTGTACGGAATAGAAAATGACGTTCCAATATTTTTTGATGTTGATGGGCGAGGCTCTCAAATATTTCCATCAG TATATGCTCTGTGGAAAGTCCCACAACTCTTGCCTGCCTTTGTTTTAAAAGGTGGTGAAGTCTCGCATTTTATTATTGGTGGGGCAGATTTGATGTACCCAGGCATAAGTATACCCCCAGAAGGTCTACCATCACATTCAGCTGGAGAATCATGGGCAGTTAAAGTTCCTGGAAATCAGGCTCCAATTGCA GTTGGAACTACCACCATGAGTAGCTCTGAAGCTGTAAAAGCTGGGTTGCGCGGAAAAGCTTTGAAAATATGTCACTATTACCGTGATTTACTTTG GGAATCAGCTGAAAAATGCTATGTTCCGAACGCTGGCTTTCTAGATGATCTTGTACTTGAGGATCCCTCTTTATCATCTGATTGTCAAGGTGCTTATTCTTATGAAGGTGAAGCTTCCATTATGGAAGAAAATGGAGCCAACGAGACGGGGGTGGTTGCTGATGCTAAAGATGATCATGTCTCTAACTCAAATATTGTGGAAAATGAGCTTAATGAGCAAGTAATCGCAAATGTCCAAGATTTGAAAATAACGGAAGATGGTGGCCAGTCAAATGCTGATCCTGAGCAGCCACTTATTTTATCTGTGGAGGATGTGGATACTCTTTTGGACAAATGTCTTCTGCAAGCCTTGCACACTACAGTTAAGGATAAAGATCTTCCCATGCCTGGAAGTACATTGTG GTCAAATCACGTGTTGCCTTGTAGACCCGAAGGCATCACTCTGGATATCAAGAAGTCCTCGTACAAGAAATTGTCCAAGTGGTTACAGTCTAAATCTTCTACAGGACTG ATTTCAGTGAAAGAAGACAAACATAAAAAGGAAACGACACTAGTTGCTGTTAATCGCAAACATGCTGACTACACATCCTTTAAACCTGAAAAAAGGAAGGCAGAGAAGATGGAACAAGTCATTAATCAGACTGCCAATGAAGGACAGGTGATACTGGAAGTTGAAGAGATCTATAAACCAAGTGTGCATGTCAATCCCATCTTTGCTTCTGTAGGAGCTGATACAGGAAAGCTCTTTAGTGTCTCCGAAGCAACTGACGTAGTCTTCCAATACATAGAAAAGGAGAATCTGGTCAAGCCCACAAATAAGTCTATTGTGGTTCTGGATGCAATATTATGTGACGCACTGTTCAAGGGGACTGTCAAAAAGGGAGCAACTTATCCAACTGAAATTCATAAAAAAGATTTGGGGAGTACATTTGTAAACCGGATGCAAGCGCATCATAGAGTGACAAGAGGAACCGAGTCGGCCGTACGTAAAGGTGGCCTGAAAACGATCCAAATCTTAACAGAACGAAGGCAAGGCAACAAAAAAGTCACAAAGTTCTCTGGGTTTGAATCATTTTTGATACATGCTGATGCATTGGCTTCAGAGCTTCAGAAAAAGTTTGCATGTAGTACCTCTGTGGCAGAACTACCAG GTAAGAAGGGGCATGAAGTTTTAGTTCAAGGTGGCGTAATTGATGATCTGGCAAAGCATCTAGTTCAGCAATATGGGATTCCGAAGAAATACATTGAAGTTCTCGACAAAACGAAGAGATGA